A genomic region of Manihot esculenta cultivar AM560-2 chromosome 15, M.esculenta_v8, whole genome shotgun sequence contains the following coding sequences:
- the LOC110602571 gene encoding D-amino-acid transaminase, chloroplastic: MEHQKSDEIVALEVEKEVCSEFKAHVFSSSAELLERLHEKWSSVKKQPYPAMYSSVYGGIVLDPAMMVIPIDDHMVHRGHGVFDTTIIFDGYLYELDVHLDRFLRSASKARISSPFPRSTLRSILIQMTAVSKCKKGTLRFWLSAGPGNFLLSPAGCPTSAFYAVVIDDDFSQCKEGVKVITSTIPMKPPEFATMKNVNYLPNVLSVMEAEDKGAFASIWVDDEGYIAEGPIVNVAFITQDKELILPFFDKILRGCTALRLLQLAPKLVKQGRLKSVKMANVTVQEAKRAAEMMFVGSTFPPLPIIMWDEQPIGDGKVGELTMALSDLLWEDMVAGVGMRRIPVPYEKLTS, from the exons ATGGAGCATCAAAAATCAG ATGAGATTGTTGCGCTGGAGGTTGAGAAAGAAGTCTGCAGTGAATTTAAGGCTCATGTGTTCTCTTCTTCTGCAGAG TTGCTTGAAAGGCTACATGAGAAATGGAGTTCGGTGAAAAAGCAACCATACCCAGCAATGTATTCAAGCGTGTATGGAGGAATAGTTCTTGATCCTGCAATGATGGTGATTCCTATAGATGATCACATGGTTCATCGAGGGCATGGAGTGTTCGATACGACTATCATTTTTGATGG ATATCTATATGAGCTTGATGTCCATTTGGATCGGTTTCTAAGATCAGCATCAAAAGCAAGGATATCTTCTCCTTTCCCTCGCTCAACTCTTCGAAGCATTCTTATCCAAATGACAGCAGTATCAAAATGCAAGAAAGGAACCCTAAGATTCTGGCTAAGTGCAGGCCCTGGAAACTTCTTGCTTTCCCCTGCAGGTTGTCCAACTTCTGCTTTCTATGCTGTAGTTATTGATGATGACTTCTCCCAGTGTAAGGAAGGGGTTAAAGTGATAACTTCCACTATCCCCATGAAGCCACCTGAGTTTGCAACTATGAAGAATGTGAATTATCTCCCAAATGTCCTTTCAGTAATGGAAGCCGAAGATAAGGGAGCATTTGCCTCCATCTGGGTTGATGACGAAGGCTATATTGCCGAGGGGCCGATTGTGAATGTGGCTTTCATAACCCAAGATAAGGAGCTTATCTTACCTTTCTTTGACAAGATCCTTAGGGGTTGCACTGCATTAAGGCTTCTTCAACTAGCACCTAAATTGGTCAAGCAAGGGCGGTTAAAAAGTGTTAAAATGGCTAATGTTACTGTTCAGGAGGCTAAAAGGGCAGCTGAAATGATGTTTGTTGGAAGCACATTTCCTCCCTTGCCGATTATCATGTGGGATGAGCAACCCATTGGAGATG GTAAGGTAGGAGAGTTGACCATGGCACTCTCTGATCTGCTTTGGGAAGATATGGTTGCAGGCGTTGGCATGCGAAGGATACCTGTTCCTTATGAGAAGCTAACCTCATAG